A DNA window from Fibrobacterota bacterium contains the following coding sequences:
- a CDS encoding OsmC family protein — MKVTLTGSPDFKFKAQAGNGYSFDIGASKSIGGDESGFRPMELVLAGIASCAGIDIVNILKKSRVEFTGMDIEVNGERKPDAMPAPFTDIEITYRIHGQGIDRAKAERAVSLALEKYCSVSASLDPNIKVAAKTVLDS; from the coding sequence ATGAAAGTGACGCTCACCGGTTCCCCGGATTTCAAATTCAAGGCCCAAGCCGGCAATGGATACAGCTTCGATATCGGAGCCTCCAAGTCCATCGGCGGCGACGAAAGCGGATTCCGCCCCATGGAGCTCGTTCTCGCGGGCATAGCCAGCTGCGCCGGAATCGACATCGTCAACATCCTGAAAAAGTCGCGCGTGGAATTCACGGGGATGGACATCGAAGTCAACGGGGAGCGCAAGCCGGACGCCATGCCGGCGCCCTTCACCGATATCGAGATCACCTACAGGATCCACGGGCAAGGCATCGACCGCGCCAAGGCGGAACGGGCCGTATCCCTGGCCCTGGAAAAATATTGCTCGGTCTCAGCTTCGTTGGATCCGAACATCAAGGTCGCAGCCAAGACCGTCCTCGATTCCTGA
- a CDS encoding biotin--[acetyl-CoA-carboxylase] ligase produces the protein MITSEARLESVGSTMDAARELAAGQDFLLVSAREQTRGKGTRGREWRAGPGNIYMTVGVNRRRLPPARLALFPLELGLHVWEECAARIGLPDRSGLRLKWPNDLLWQGRKTGGILVESHGDFMLAGIGINLAQAPVVSDGGAASACLAEAGIPAEAREGLIEGIYRRIREAPAESGYEPETLLMRWQAKVDWERVHRLRDRPGTPEVRKISVNAQGHLLIRHEDGREEWLVSEYLA, from the coding sequence ATGATTACATCGGAAGCGCGCCTGGAATCTGTCGGTTCGACCATGGACGCCGCGCGGGAATTGGCCGCCGGCCAGGATTTCCTATTGGTCTCCGCTCGCGAGCAGACCCGGGGCAAAGGCACGCGCGGCCGCGAGTGGCGCGCCGGCCCGGGTAACATCTATATGACGGTAGGAGTGAACCGGCGCAGGCTACCGCCGGCCCGCCTGGCGTTATTTCCCCTGGAGTTGGGCTTGCATGTCTGGGAGGAATGCGCCGCCCGCATCGGGCTCCCGGATCGTTCCGGGTTGCGCTTGAAATGGCCCAATGATCTCCTATGGCAGGGACGCAAGACGGGCGGAATCCTGGTGGAGTCCCACGGCGATTTCATGTTGGCGGGGATCGGAATCAACCTGGCGCAGGCTCCCGTCGTATCCGACGGCGGGGCGGCGAGCGCATGCCTGGCCGAAGCGGGAATCCCCGCGGAGGCCCGCGAAGGATTGATCGAAGGCATCTATCGCAGGATCCGGGAAGCCCCGGCGGAATCGGGCTACGAACCCGAAACCTTATTGATGCGTTGGCAAGCCAAGGTCGATTGGGAGCGCGTCCATCGCCTGCGCGATCGTCCGGGTACGCCGGAAGTCCGCAAGATTTCGGTGAACGCGCAGGGGCATTTGCTTATCAGGCACGAAGACGGCCGGGAAGAATGGCTCGTGTCCGAGTACCTGGCGTGA
- the rho gene encoding transcription termination factor Rho, producing the protein MISKDDREDEIIEPEMDSVEVTDDLDEEDLEDDAEEESGESSEATPGQPFDPNRQLKNLTQISHESNDSLRRRRKRAKVSRIQNRGGQNGNQYNNNGNNNNGNQYNNGNRHNGKRRDRRDDGGDNSIDFDPRSETEEYTGFIQVQEGGHAFMRSEKVSFTSQDADILVPREIVQRFGLRSGHKIHGIVRGKKNRRQKVVTNLMEVQDQPLEIWRPSPMFHALTSVNPFENYRLSSPVDNDKSMILLELLTPIGKGQRGLIVAPPRTGKTILMEKIANGITYNHPEAEVMMLLIDERPEEVTHLSRKVKGKVYASCLDKPIEEHIALTQMVIDIAQRKVESGKDVVILLDSITRMARAFNNQLKSSGRTLSGGVDAKALMEPKKFFGAARKLEEGGSLTIIATTLVQTGSQMDEVIFQEFKGTGNMELVLNRRLAEKRIYPAIDIGMSGTRREELIMPPDVFKAASKFRRYLANLTEANQMPAAIQALEKFKTTQDFVVAFQ; encoded by the coding sequence ATGATCAGCAAAGACGACCGCGAAGACGAGATCATCGAACCGGAAATGGATTCGGTCGAGGTAACGGACGACCTGGACGAAGAGGATCTCGAAGACGATGCGGAGGAGGAGTCCGGCGAAAGCAGCGAGGCCACCCCCGGCCAGCCTTTCGATCCGAACCGTCAGCTCAAGAACCTGACCCAGATTTCCCACGAGTCCAACGATAGCCTGCGCCGTCGACGCAAGCGCGCCAAGGTGAGCCGCATCCAGAACCGCGGCGGCCAGAACGGCAATCAATACAACAATAACGGCAATAACAACAACGGCAACCAGTACAATAATGGCAATCGCCATAACGGCAAGCGTCGGGATCGCCGCGACGACGGGGGCGATAACTCGATCGATTTCGATCCGCGTTCCGAGACCGAGGAATATACGGGATTCATCCAAGTGCAGGAAGGCGGACATGCCTTCATGCGCTCGGAAAAAGTGAGCTTCACTTCCCAGGACGCCGACATCCTCGTGCCGCGGGAAATCGTCCAGCGCTTCGGCTTGCGTTCGGGGCATAAGATCCACGGCATCGTGCGCGGGAAGAAAAACCGGCGCCAGAAGGTCGTCACCAACCTGATGGAAGTCCAGGATCAGCCCCTGGAAATCTGGCGTCCGTCGCCCATGTTCCACGCGCTCACCAGCGTCAATCCCTTCGAAAACTACCGGCTCTCATCGCCCGTCGACAACGACAAATCGATGATTCTGCTGGAACTGTTGACGCCCATCGGCAAGGGCCAGCGCGGTTTGATCGTCGCGCCTCCGCGTACGGGTAAAACCATCCTCATGGAGAAGATCGCCAACGGGATCACCTACAATCATCCCGAAGCCGAAGTGATGATGCTGCTCATCGACGAGCGGCCCGAAGAAGTCACTCACCTTTCCCGCAAGGTGAAAGGCAAGGTCTATGCCTCGTGCCTGGACAAGCCTATCGAAGAGCATATTGCGCTGACCCAGATGGTCATCGACATCGCGCAGCGCAAGGTGGAATCCGGCAAGGACGTGGTGATTCTGCTCGATTCCATCACCCGCATGGCCCGCGCCTTCAACAACCAGCTGAAATCATCGGGCCGGACCCTTTCGGGCGGCGTCGATGCGAAGGCCCTGATGGAGCCGAAGAAGTTCTTCGGCGCCGCGCGTAAGCTTGAGGAAGGCGGAAGCCTTACCATCATCGCGACCACCCTGGTGCAGACCGGGTCCCAGATGGACGAGGTGATATTCCAGGAGTTCAAGGGCACCGGCAATATGGAACTCGTTCTGAACCGACGCTTGGCCGAAAAGCGGATTTACCCGGCCATCGATATCGGCATGTCGGGCACGCGCCGCGAAGAGCTCATCATGCCCCCGGACGTATTCAAGGCGGCGTCCAAGTTCCGCCGCTATCTGGCCAACCTGACCGAGGCCAATCAGATGCCTGCGGCCATCCAGGCCTTGGAGAAATTCAAAACCACCCAGGATTTCGTGGTCGCATTCCAATGA
- a CDS encoding NUDIX domain-containing protein, translated as MADEMLIQVTDEDVVLGPIARSRVHGNPALIHRSVHVLVLGTDGRLLLQKRSLRKDTQPGKWDTSVGGHVGFGQSYEEAARREAAEELGLDLETRGEGAELIFLYPSRIRNPIESENIHTFLHVSAGPFRPEPDEIDELRFWTRSEIEAALGQGLFTSNFEEEFALFLGSPHARLLAP; from the coding sequence ATGGCCGATGAGATGTTGATCCAGGTGACCGATGAGGATGTGGTTCTGGGGCCCATCGCCCGCAGCCGGGTACACGGGAATCCCGCCTTGATCCATCGCTCGGTGCACGTCTTGGTGCTGGGCACGGATGGGCGCTTGCTGCTACAGAAGCGTTCCCTGCGCAAGGACACGCAGCCGGGTAAATGGGACACCTCCGTGGGCGGCCACGTGGGTTTCGGCCAAAGCTACGAAGAGGCGGCGCGCCGGGAGGCGGCCGAAGAATTGGGGCTGGACTTGGAAACCCGCGGAGAGGGCGCGGAGCTTATCTTCCTCTACCCTTCCCGCATCCGAAATCCGATCGAATCCGAAAACATCCATACCTTCCTCCACGTTTCGGCGGGACCTTTCCGGCCCGAGCCGGATGAGATCGATGAATTGCGATTCTGGACCCGGTCCGAAATCGAAGCTGCGCTGGGCCAGGGTCTGTTCACGTCCAATTTCGAAGAGGAATTCGCGCTCTTCCTTGGGTCACCCCACGCGCGTCTGCTCGCGCCGTAA
- a CDS encoding type II/IV secretion system protein: MEIQETVDGLRVDPVLLDELGRDICIRCRTFPISRSSGVLLCAVQNPNDELLREALQLRSGCEVEFVRAEAPVLEYQLKRIAGKVGGPETGGILSDLIKSEVDINEGSSLEEIRKKSQSEPVIKLVNNLVNQAIHEVATDIHIEPGENIVKVRYRKDGMLKDSLELPKWVQNTLISRVKILAELDIAEKRLPQDGRIKWMHEGEAIDMRVSTLPTRVGEKVVIRILKHMESVGSVETLGMAPEVVAVMKQLIHRPQGMIFVTGPTGSGKSSTLYASLREILEKDINVSTIEDPIEYRLDGANQVQINEKAGLTFASALRSLLRQDPDVIMVGEIRDEETAAIAVQAAQTGHLVFSTLHTNDAASAVTRLLDLKIKPFLIGSAVLGVLSQRLVRKLCGQCFTMSPPTADEKLFLPRLPEQCPTPAGCPACNGTGYRGRTGIFELLQFDSAVREAILSGKSESHIKQISGYKSLVTDGLEKLKQNMTSAGELIRVAVMEAQT; this comes from the coding sequence TTGGAAATCCAGGAAACCGTCGACGGTTTGCGAGTGGATCCGGTCCTGCTCGACGAGCTGGGACGGGATATCTGCATCCGTTGCCGAACCTTCCCGATTTCCCGATCCTCCGGCGTCCTGCTCTGCGCCGTACAAAACCCCAACGATGAGCTTCTGCGCGAGGCCCTGCAATTGCGCTCCGGCTGCGAGGTGGAATTCGTGCGGGCGGAGGCGCCGGTCCTGGAATACCAGCTCAAGCGCATCGCCGGCAAGGTCGGCGGGCCCGAGACCGGAGGCATCCTTTCCGATCTCATCAAGTCCGAAGTGGATATCAATGAAGGCTCCAGCCTGGAGGAGATCCGTAAGAAGAGCCAGAGCGAGCCGGTCATCAAGTTGGTGAACAACCTGGTCAACCAAGCCATCCATGAAGTGGCCACCGACATCCATATCGAGCCGGGCGAAAACATAGTGAAGGTACGCTATCGCAAGGATGGCATGCTTAAGGACAGCCTGGAGCTGCCCAAGTGGGTCCAGAACACCCTGATTTCGCGTGTGAAGATCCTCGCGGAGTTGGACATCGCGGAGAAACGCCTGCCCCAGGACGGGCGCATCAAATGGATGCATGAGGGCGAAGCCATCGACATGCGCGTGAGCACGCTTCCGACCCGGGTAGGGGAGAAGGTGGTCATCCGTATCCTCAAGCATATGGAATCCGTCGGCAGCGTGGAAACCTTAGGCATGGCGCCCGAAGTGGTCGCGGTGATGAAGCAGCTTATCCACCGGCCCCAAGGGATGATTTTCGTGACCGGCCCCACGGGCTCGGGCAAATCCTCCACCTTGTACGCTTCCCTCCGCGAGATTCTCGAAAAGGACATCAACGTCTCCACGATCGAAGATCCGATCGAGTATCGCCTCGACGGGGCCAACCAGGTCCAGATCAACGAGAAAGCCGGGTTGACCTTCGCGAGCGCCTTGCGGTCCCTATTGCGCCAGGATCCCGACGTCATCATGGTGGGCGAAATCCGCGATGAGGAAACCGCGGCGATCGCCGTGCAGGCCGCCCAAACCGGCCATCTGGTCTTCTCCACCCTCCACACCAACGACGCGGCCTCCGCCGTGACGCGCCTTCTCGATCTGAAGATCAAGCCCTTCCTCATCGGGTCGGCCGTGCTCGGGGTACTTTCCCAAAGACTGGTACGCAAGCTCTGCGGCCAATGCTTCACCATGTCACCGCCCACCGCCGATGAAAAGCTGTTCCTGCCTCGCTTGCCGGAGCAATGCCCTACGCCGGCCGGATGTCCGGCCTGCAATGGCACGGGATACCGGGGGCGGACGGGCATCTTCGAATTGCTCCAGTTCGACTCCGCGGTTCGCGAGGCCATCCTTTCCGGAAAGAGCGAATCCCACATCAAGCAGATTTCCGGCTATAAATCCCTCGTTACGGACGGGTTGGAAAAGCTGAAACAGAATATGACCAGCGCCGGCGAGTTGATCCGCGTGGCGGTGATGGAAGCCCAAACATGA
- a CDS encoding MerR family transcriptional regulator — protein sequence MTKANLRRLEEGKLYYSISEVCALTGLEQHVLRYWESEFPQLRPKKNRSGNRAYRTKEIKIIRYIKFLLYEEMYTIPGAKKKMADMNMADLDGQLSLLRVPASAPPPKDSADLTAQARDEAPASESAAESAHESGTESALRHSETDPHPEMNAHAGDGGEAAAKLREELRRVKRELQDLLASLASAVKGAP from the coding sequence ATGACCAAGGCGAACCTGAGACGGCTGGAAGAAGGCAAGCTCTACTACTCCATTTCCGAAGTCTGCGCCTTGACCGGGCTCGAACAGCACGTGCTGCGGTATTGGGAATCCGAATTCCCGCAACTGCGTCCGAAGAAGAACCGCTCGGGCAATCGCGCCTACCGCACCAAGGAAATCAAGATCATCCGCTACATCAAATTCCTGCTGTACGAGGAGATGTATACCATCCCCGGCGCGAAGAAGAAGATGGCGGACATGAACATGGCCGATCTGGACGGGCAGTTGAGCTTGCTGCGGGTGCCGGCATCCGCGCCTCCGCCCAAGGATTCCGCGGACTTGACGGCGCAAGCCCGGGATGAGGCGCCGGCTAGCGAGTCCGCGGCTGAATCCGCGCACGAATCGGGAACGGAATCCGCCCTAAGGCATTCCGAAACGGATCCCCATCCCGAAATGAATGCCCATGCCGGCGATGGAGGCGAAGCCGCCGCCAAGCTGCGGGAGGAACTGCGCCGCGTTAAGCGGGAGCTGCAGGATTTGCTGGCGTCCTTGGCGTCGGCAGTGAAAGGCGCCCCCTGA
- a CDS encoding prepilin-type N-terminal cleavage/methylation domain-containing protein: MGVTLIELLIAISLSAVVILLALSLFKDVGFAARLTGGRRDAAFEAHAAFASLTGNLMTGRGIQRLAEGEAVLRNRRNRRVTYAWSDSVLKANGVPYKFTLASLRIEPSGPVRPAWKAFSGEMPWELDSLDGNGDGHIDFSELDRNGDGELGVDECRFIATLRVTLVASFRGIPIVMTCLVHPRNRASGPVPGDPDTSYETSPEEVPEP; this comes from the coding sequence GTGGGCGTCACCTTAATCGAGCTTTTGATCGCGATCTCCTTATCCGCCGTGGTCATACTGCTGGCCCTTTCCCTTTTCAAGGATGTCGGTTTCGCGGCGCGCCTCACGGGGGGCCGCCGGGACGCCGCTTTCGAGGCCCACGCCGCATTCGCCTCCCTGACCGGGAACCTGATGACGGGAAGGGGGATCCAGCGACTTGCGGAAGGGGAGGCCGTGCTCCGGAACCGCCGCAACCGGCGTGTTACCTATGCCTGGAGCGACTCGGTCCTCAAGGCCAATGGGGTTCCCTACAAATTCACCCTGGCCTCGCTCCGCATCGAACCTTCGGGACCGGTCCGGCCGGCCTGGAAGGCTTTCTCCGGGGAAATGCCCTGGGAGTTGGACAGCCTGGACGGGAACGGAGACGGCCATATCGATTTTTCCGAACTGGACCGGAACGGGGACGGGGAGTTGGGCGTTGATGAGTGCCGGTTCATCGCCACTTTAAGAGTGACTTTGGTGGCTTCCTTCCGCGGCATTCCCATCGTGATGACCTGCCTGGTGCATCCGCGTAATCGGGCGTCCGGCCCCGTCCCCGGGGATCCGGATACTAGCTATGAAACAAGCCCGGAAGAGGTTCCGGAACCATGA
- a CDS encoding prepilin-type N-terminal cleavage/methylation domain-containing protein — MRRQGGFTIIELAVALTVLSAGSAVLWYGLRSASRLDRLNRAHHAALLLARSDLESLRALPKTDIHDTAYLGQGAGAESLLVVRRVMDSARIMNTLGEVTLDEDMSPRELRKPLEVRVRVYRAPLAEGGGFAEPSRFQEPSEPSYFGPSDDEGPGGPPHAMATLTLKLPEYKWW, encoded by the coding sequence ATGCGGCGGCAAGGCGGATTCACCATCATCGAATTGGCGGTCGCGCTTACCGTGCTGTCGGCGGGATCGGCGGTGCTCTGGTACGGATTGCGCTCCGCGTCCCGCCTGGATCGCCTCAATCGCGCCCATCATGCCGCCCTTCTGTTGGCGCGTTCCGATCTCGAGTCCTTGCGCGCCCTCCCGAAGACGGATATACATGATACGGCGTACCTGGGGCAAGGCGCCGGCGCGGAATCGCTGCTGGTGGTGCGCCGGGTGATGGACAGCGCCAGAATCATGAATACCCTGGGCGAAGTGACTCTCGATGAAGACATGTCCCCGCGGGAATTGCGTAAGCCTTTGGAGGTGCGGGTGCGCGTGTACCGCGCCCCCTTGGCGGAAGGCGGCGGCTTCGCCGAACCGTCCCGTTTCCAGGAGCCTTCCGAGCCTTCTTATTTCGGCCCCAGCGATGATGAGGGGCCGGGCGGCCCGCCGCATGCAATGGCCACCCTTACCCTTAAGCTTCCCGAGTATAAATGGTGGTAA
- the gatB gene encoding Asp-tRNA(Asn)/Glu-tRNA(Gln) amidotransferase subunit GatB, whose amino-acid sequence MPYSVVIGLEVHAQLSTRTKMFCGCKVEFGAEPNTLVCPVCLGMPGTLPVPNERAVEFAIKMGLACDARIDNHAMWTRKNYFYPDLPKGYQITQQGGNPFYDRPICTGGHLDIDLDDGSRKRIGLTRIHMEEDAGKLIHDLTVADSLFDANRCGTPLVEIVSDPDLRSPREAYLYLEKLKQILEYLEICDANMERGNLRCDANISLRKDEFSPFGNRVELKNMNSFHNIEKALEAEIELQTMTLDRGEKVAQQTKRWDVARGVTVATRTKEQAHDYRYFPEPDLVRLNVAHDQIDALRAKMPELPEARRKRYAEDYGIPAYDAAVLTAEKSLSQFYERVCAVTADKKAASNWVMGEVLRVTKEQSIGVGDLKFSPEQLGELINLILDGTISGKIAKAVFEDMLAEGKAPGQVVKDKNLVVINDTGAIEVFVKEVLEKNPDSVTAYKGGKVKLMGFFVGQVMKLSGGKAGPEQVNQLLKKHLEA is encoded by the coding sequence ATGCCCTACAGCGTCGTCATCGGCCTTGAAGTCCACGCCCAGCTCTCCACGCGCACCAAAATGTTCTGCGGTTGCAAGGTGGAGTTCGGGGCCGAACCCAACACCCTCGTCTGCCCGGTCTGCCTGGGCATGCCCGGAACCTTGCCCGTCCCGAACGAGCGGGCCGTGGAATTCGCCATTAAAATGGGCCTGGCTTGCGACGCCCGCATCGATAACCACGCCATGTGGACACGCAAGAATTACTTCTACCCCGATTTGCCCAAAGGGTACCAGATCACCCAGCAGGGCGGGAATCCCTTCTACGACCGCCCAATCTGCACGGGAGGCCATCTCGACATCGATCTAGACGATGGATCCCGCAAGCGCATCGGGCTCACGCGCATCCACATGGAGGAAGACGCGGGCAAGCTGATCCACGATCTCACCGTGGCCGATTCCCTTTTCGATGCCAATCGTTGCGGTACGCCGCTCGTGGAAATCGTATCCGATCCCGATCTCCGTTCGCCCCGCGAGGCTTACCTGTATCTCGAGAAGTTGAAGCAGATCCTCGAATACCTGGAGATCTGCGACGCCAACATGGAGCGCGGGAACCTGCGTTGCGACGCCAACATCTCCCTCCGCAAGGACGAATTCTCCCCCTTCGGCAACCGCGTCGAGCTGAAGAACATGAACAGCTTCCACAATATCGAAAAGGCCCTGGAGGCCGAGATCGAATTGCAGACCATGACCCTGGATCGCGGGGAGAAAGTCGCGCAGCAGACCAAGCGTTGGGACGTGGCCCGAGGCGTCACGGTTGCCACCCGCACCAAAGAGCAAGCCCACGATTACCGCTACTTCCCCGAGCCCGATCTGGTGCGCTTGAACGTGGCCCACGATCAAATCGACGCCTTACGGGCAAAGATGCCCGAGCTTCCGGAAGCCCGCCGCAAGCGCTACGCGGAAGATTACGGGATCCCCGCCTACGATGCCGCCGTGCTCACCGCGGAGAAGTCGCTTTCCCAATTTTACGAACGCGTTTGCGCCGTCACGGCGGATAAGAAAGCGGCCTCCAATTGGGTCATGGGCGAGGTCCTGCGCGTCACCAAGGAGCAAAGCATCGGGGTAGGGGACCTCAAGTTCTCGCCGGAGCAATTGGGCGAGTTGATCAACCTGATCTTGGACGGGACCATATCCGGAAAAATCGCCAAGGCGGTGTTCGAGGATATGTTGGCCGAAGGTAAGGCGCCGGGCCAAGTCGTAAAGGACAAGAATCTGGTGGTCATCAACGATACGGGCGCCATCGAGGTCTTCGTGAAAGAAGTGCTGGAGAAGAATCCCGATTCGGTCACCGCCTACAAGGGTGGTAAGGTCAAGCTGATGGGCTTTTTCGTCGGGCAAGTGATGAAGCTGAGCGGTGGCAAGGCGGGTCCCGAGCAGGTCAACCAATTGTTGAAGAAGCATCTGGAGGCCTAA
- a CDS encoding thrombospondin type 3 repeat-containing protein translates to MLWLFALFFLSLAYPSLSQPLSAMTLIPSDDGLPGVLGTRASRPLRQGHILMGVTNGIGSGEGVIKDGILRLGQDAHPVPVHDALRYIGRPFLAGGLGAGFDASVYLPLYYESLSGAGAGAGNGGPGDLSAVISYGLPFDLPYVSLSLSATGSAPTSSRNGPPLPQQLAFYPASGSLPDALSHPLGMDAARAGAGAGISLDFSEALNGPGLKVHANAAADRAMARGKDNPLGTFSASVAAEAAVGKAWRLEGEFHHERLVVGPENLGDPLGRSTTLSLGLGAKAWGGLTLQAGVRMAPADWNPYLPLSWRDETGAERRLAYRPLPAYSASFQIAWQGFPLDRDMDHDGIPDGKDLCPTVPEDRDGFQDEDGCPDPDNDHDGVLDADDACPYVPEDHDGFEDADGCPELDNDHDGIPDKEDKCPNDPEDKDGFEDKDGCPDLDNDQDGIPDALDKCPNEAENRNGIEDEDGCPETDSDHDGIPDSRDKCPHEAETINFYQDQDGCPDEKPEPIGDAILEGVRFVGNSAELDTASFIVLNVLATRLSAYPGTEIEVQGFMDDRAGPRAKALSRERAEAVVEFLAARGIDVSRLKPVGYGSAQPLAPNRTAQGREKNRRIQIHRLD, encoded by the coding sequence ATGCTTTGGCTCTTCGCCCTCTTTTTCCTTTCACTTGCCTATCCCTCGCTTTCCCAGCCATTGTCGGCCATGACCCTGATCCCTTCCGATGACGGTTTGCCGGGCGTGCTCGGGACCCGGGCCTCCCGTCCCTTGCGACAAGGGCATATCCTGATGGGCGTGACGAACGGGATCGGGAGCGGGGAAGGGGTGATTAAGGACGGCATCCTCAGGCTGGGGCAGGATGCGCATCCCGTTCCCGTCCACGATGCGCTTCGGTATATCGGCCGCCCGTTCCTCGCGGGAGGATTGGGCGCGGGCTTCGATGCCTCGGTCTATCTTCCCCTTTACTACGAATCCCTTTCCGGCGCCGGCGCCGGCGCAGGCAACGGTGGCCCGGGTGATCTATCCGCGGTGATTTCATACGGCCTGCCCTTCGACCTTCCCTACGTCTCCCTCTCCCTGTCAGCCACGGGATCGGCGCCTACCTCGTCCCGGAACGGGCCGCCCCTGCCGCAGCAATTAGCCTTTTATCCGGCCTCCGGGAGTTTACCGGACGCCCTATCCCACCCTTTAGGGATGGATGCGGCGCGGGCGGGAGCGGGTGCCGGCATTTCCCTGGATTTCTCGGAAGCCCTGAACGGGCCAGGATTGAAAGTGCATGCCAATGCCGCCGCCGATCGGGCGATGGCCCGCGGAAAGGACAATCCTTTAGGGACCTTCTCCGCCTCCGTAGCCGCGGAAGCCGCCGTGGGAAAGGCGTGGCGCCTGGAAGGCGAATTCCACCACGAGCGGCTGGTCGTTGGTCCCGAGAACCTGGGAGACCCGCTCGGACGCTCCACAACCTTGTCTTTGGGGCTCGGCGCGAAAGCCTGGGGAGGCCTCACGTTACAGGCCGGGGTCCGCATGGCTCCTGCGGACTGGAATCCCTATTTGCCGCTGTCCTGGCGCGACGAAACGGGCGCGGAACGCAGGCTGGCCTACCGGCCCCTACCGGCCTACTCCGCCTCCTTCCAGATCGCCTGGCAAGGTTTTCCGCTCGACCGCGACATGGATCACGATGGCATTCCAGACGGCAAGGATCTCTGCCCGACCGTGCCGGAGGATCGCGATGGTTTCCAGGACGAAGACGGTTGTCCCGATCCGGACAACGATCATGACGGAGTCTTGGACGCCGATGATGCCTGCCCTTACGTGCCTGAAGACCATGATGGCTTCGAGGATGCGGACGGGTGCCCTGAACTGGACAACGATCACGACGGCATTCCGGACAAGGAGGACAAGTGCCCCAACGATCCGGAAGATAAGGACGGGTTCGAGGACAAGGACGGCTGCCCGGACTTGGACAATGATCAGGACGGGATACCTGATGCCTTGGACAAATGCCCCAACGAGGCGGAAAACCGGAACGGGATCGAGGACGAGGATGGTTGCCCCGAAACCGACAGCGACCATGACGGCATTCCCGATTCTCGGGACAAGTGCCCGCACGAGGCCGAGACCATCAATTTCTACCAGGACCAGGACGGCTGCCCGGACGAGAAGCCGGAGCCCATAGGCGACGCCATCCTGGAGGGAGTCCGCTTCGTGGGAAACAGCGCCGAGCTGGATACCGCCTCCTTCATAGTCCTCAATGTTCTGGCTACCCGGTTGTCCGCTTATCCCGGAACGGAGATAGAGGTACAGGGATTCATGGACGACCGTGCCGGTCCGCGGGCGAAAGCCTTGTCGCGGGAGCGCGCCGAGGCCGTGGTCGAGTTCCTGGCGGCCCGCGGCATCGATGTCAGCCGCCTGAAACCCGTAGGTTACGGGTCGGCGCAGCCCCTGGCCCCCAACCGGACGGCCCAGGGGCGGGAAAAGAACCGGCGAATCCAAATCCATCGCTTGGATTAA
- a CDS encoding tRNA (guanine-N7)-methyltransferase, whose product MSLPSGLPSYEFLRELVPSSDLDRYWHLRLRKQADGRLPLLAPEGKAVFSPISTADFFGKPGPIEVEIGCGKGGFLVEYCEKHPEIPLVGLEWENEIACLAARRLQKRPHLPHARVLLGDAYYFFRDFLPDACVAAFHMYFPDPWPKKRHHKNRLMGPRFMEQVLRTALPDTPFYWGTDHAEYNAEAREVFASLPWMKMESPEAEPTEGIQTNFEKKYRKQGKPIYRCKLRIRKG is encoded by the coding sequence ATGTCGCTTCCCTCCGGCCTCCCCTCTTACGAATTCCTCCGCGAACTCGTGCCCTCTTCCGATCTGGATCGATATTGGCACCTGCGCCTGCGCAAACAGGCGGACGGCCGGCTGCCGCTCCTGGCTCCCGAAGGCAAAGCCGTCTTTTCGCCCATTTCCACAGCGGACTTTTTCGGCAAACCCGGCCCCATCGAAGTGGAGATCGGCTGCGGCAAGGGCGGCTTCCTGGTGGAGTATTGCGAAAAGCATCCCGAGATCCCTTTGGTGGGGCTGGAATGGGAGAACGAGATCGCCTGCCTGGCCGCGCGCCGGTTGCAGAAGCGTCCCCATCTTCCCCATGCGCGGGTGCTATTGGGCGACGCCTACTATTTCTTCCGCGATTTCCTGCCCGATGCCTGCGTGGCCGCTTTCCATATGTACTTCCCGGACCCCTGGCCCAAGAAAAGGCATCATAAGAACCGCCTGATGGGTCCGCGTTTCATGGAGCAAGTGCTGCGAACCGCTCTGCCGGATACGCCCTTCTATTGGGGCACCGATCATGCGGAGTACAACGCCGAAGCCCGGGAAGTATTCGCTTCGCTTCCTTGGATGAAAATGGAATCGCCGGAGGCGGAACCGACCGAAGGCATCCAGACCAATTTCGAGAAGAAGTACCGCAAGCAGGGGAAGCCGATTTACCGCTGCAAGCTGAGGATCCGAAAAGGTTAG